One window of Mus caroli chromosome 11, CAROLI_EIJ_v1.1, whole genome shotgun sequence genomic DNA carries:
- the Pttg1 gene encoding securin isoform X1, with protein sequence MATLIFVDKDNEEPGSRLASKDGLKLGSGVKALDGKLQASTPRVGKVFNAPALPKASRKALGTVNRVAEKPVKTGKPLQLKQPTLTGKKITEKSTKTQSSVPAPDDAYPEIEKFFPFNPLDFESFDLPEEHQISRLPLNGVPLMTLNEERGLEKLLHLGPPSPLKTPFLSWESGKGVSSNTGCNSNLSHDTFLLSGPNCTGESVGSFGMLGPSLE encoded by the exons ATGGCTACTCTTATCTTTGTTGATAAGGATAATGAAGAACCCGGCAGCCGTTTGGCATCTAAGGATGGGTTgaagctgggctctggtg TCAAGGCCTTAGATGGGAAATTGCAGGCTTCAACGCCTCGAGTCGGCAAAGTGTTCAATGCTCCAGCCTTGCCTAAAGCCAGCAGAAAGGCTTTGGGGACAGTCAACAGAGTTGCCGAAAAGCCTGTGAAGACTGGTAAACCCCTCCAACTAAAACAGCCAACCTTGACTGGGAAAAAG ATCACCGAGAAGTCTACTAAGACACAAAGTTCGGTTCCTGCTCCTGATGATGCCTACCCAGAAATAGAAAAGTTCTTCCCTTTCAATCCTCTAG ACTTTGAGAGTTTTGACCTGCCTGAGGAGCACCAGATCTCACGTCTCCCCTTGAATGGCGTGCCGCTCATGACCCTGAATgaagagagagggctggagaAGCTGCTGCACCTGGGCCCCCCTAGCCCTCTGAAGACACCCTTTCTATCATGGGAATCTGGTAAGGGAGTCAGTTCAAACACGGGTTGTAACAGCAACTTGTCACATGACACGTTTTTGTTGTCGGGACCGAATTGTACAGGTGAGTCTGTGGGCAGCTTTGGGATGTTGGGGCCAAGTTTAGAATAA
- the Pttg1 gene encoding securin isoform X2, whose protein sequence is MATLIFVDKDNEEPGSRLASKDGLKLGSGVKALDGKLQASTPRVGKVFNAPALPKASRKALGTVNRVAEKPVKTGKPLQLKQPTLTGKKITEKSTKTQSSVPAPDDAYPEIEKFFPFNPLDFESFDLPEEHQISRLPLNGVPLMTLNEERGLEKLLHLGPPSPLKTPFLSWESDPLYSPPSALSTLDVELPPVCYDADI, encoded by the exons ATGGCTACTCTTATCTTTGTTGATAAGGATAATGAAGAACCCGGCAGCCGTTTGGCATCTAAGGATGGGTTgaagctgggctctggtg TCAAGGCCTTAGATGGGAAATTGCAGGCTTCAACGCCTCGAGTCGGCAAAGTGTTCAATGCTCCAGCCTTGCCTAAAGCCAGCAGAAAGGCTTTGGGGACAGTCAACAGAGTTGCCGAAAAGCCTGTGAAGACTGGTAAACCCCTCCAACTAAAACAGCCAACCTTGACTGGGAAAAAG ATCACCGAGAAGTCTACTAAGACACAAAGTTCGGTTCCTGCTCCTGATGATGCCTACCCAGAAATAGAAAAGTTCTTCCCTTTCAATCCTCTAG ACTTTGAGAGTTTTGACCTGCCTGAGGAGCACCAGATCTCACGTCTCCCCTTGAATGGCGTGCCGCTCATGACCCTGAATgaagagagagggctggagaAGCTGCTGCACCTGGGCCCCCCTAGCCCTCTGAAGACACCCTTTCTATCATGGGAATCTG ATCCGCTGTACTCTCCTCCCAGTGCCCT